GATCCCGGCCCGCTCGCCGAGCAGGTACGCCAGCGCGACGAGCGAGAGGAGCAGATAGGGGTTTCCGAGGTGGGTGAGCCACCAGAACGCGGCGGCGACGGCCTCGGGCAGCGACTCCGCGAACGCCACCTCGCCGACGCCGCGGGTCGCGAGCGGCAGCGCGGTCGGGTGCATCGGTACGCCTCTCGCCGGGCGAGCGACAAATACCTGCGGGAAGCGGGACGGGCGAACCGCGCGGCGGCCAGGCGGTCAGGAGCGCCGGTCGCGGACCCAGTCGACCAGCCGGCCGGGCACGCCGAGGGCGTTGAGGCCGACGCCGAAGATCACAAAGAGGAGATAGAGGCCGAGCGTCGAGAGGTAGATGACGAGCATCGCGACGACCGCGAGCAGGTCCGAGAGGAAGTAGAACGCAGCGATCGTGGCCGCGGTGCCGTAGAGCAGGACCAGATACGGACCCCAGCCGCGGGCCTTCCCCCGCCGGAGGCGGCCGCGGACGTACCGGCGCATCTCGGATGTGACCTCGGGGCGGTCGACCGTCCGCGAGTCGACCTCCTCCTCGAAGGCGTCGAGGTCGGCGCGGAGTTCCTCGATCTCCCGTTCGAGCTTCTCGATGTCGGGCGCCCCGCGGGGTTCGACCTCGGTCCCGTCGTCGTCGGCCTCCTCGCTCGGCGTCGTCGCGTCGCCTTCGCTCATCGTCCGGTCGTCACGTCGGTCCCGCGGGTGTTGTAGCTGCCGGTCTCGGTCCCGAGCGGACGTGAGCGCGGCCTCGGCCGCGGGCCCGCTCGTCGAAGTCGCGGTCGCCGCCGACGAGCCCGCAGCGACCCCCGGGAGTCCGGTCCGGCCCGACAGGACCGCGTTCACGGCCGCGCCGGTGAGGACGAGCAGCCCGGAGAGGTAGAACCACGTCACGAGAAGCAGGAGGCCGCCGAGCGCGCCCGCGACGCCGCTCGTCGCCTGGGCGTAGAGCCCGAAGGCCGCGCTCAGGATCGCCCAGCCGACCGCCGCGAACAGCGCGCCCGGAAACGCCTGGCGGACCGGGACCCGGACGTCCGGGATCACGGCGTAGAGCGGCACGAACGCCGCCGCGAGGAATCCCAGGAGCACGAGCGGCCCCAGGACGTCCACGAGCGGGAGGTCGGCGACGGCGATGAGCGCGGCGACGACCGCGACGCCGACGGTCGCGACGCCGAGCGTGACGAGCGTGACGAGGCCGTCCGAGAGCTGTCGCAGGAGCGGGCTCGTCGGGTAGCCGTAGATCCGGGCGAAGGCGACGTCTACGCCGCGGAACAGCTTCAGCGCGCCCCAGACCGTCACGGCCAGGCTCAGCGCGGAGACGGTCCCGCGGCCGGTCCCGTCCGCGAGCGCGTCGGTCACGAGCTCGGAGCCGGTCGGCAGCAGGTAGCGCTGGGCGATTGACTGGACCTGGGCGGCGAGGTCCGCCCCGCCGAGGACCGTCGCGGCCACGACGGCCAGGGTCAGGATCGGCACGAGCGAGACGAGGACGTAGTAGGAGATCCCCGCCGCGAGGAACGTGACCTCGCGCTCGCGGACGGTCGCGACGACAGAGCGGGAGACGGCCGGGAGAGAGGTGCGGGCGCTCACGGCGGAGGGTTCGGCCGATCGGACAAAGAGTGTACGGGGAACAGGGGGCGGGAAAATGACAGAGCGGCGGCGCGGGCAGGAGACGGCTCAGTCGGCGTCCGCGTCGGCGGTCGCCTCGCGGATCTCGGGGACGGTCGCGTCGGTCTTGAACGAGGTGCCCGAGTAGTGGGCGCGGGTCGCCGCGAAGCCGGCGTCGCAGAGGTCCGCGAGGAAGTCGTCCATCGCGGGCGCCGAGCGGCTCCACTGCTTGCAGAGGCGGTGCTGGTCGTAGTGGGTCGGCGTGTCGAGTTCGGCTTCGAGCGCGTCCAACAGGCGCTCGGCGTGGGCGGCCTCGCCCATCTCCTCGCCGACCGCGTCGGCGACGCCCCGGACGAACTCCCGGTCGCGGACCGATCCGAGGTAGATCGGTCCGGCGGTGAGCAGGCGGTCGCCGCCGCAGGCGTCGCACGTCTCCGGCGGGTGGGCGACGAGGCCGTACTCGTGGGTCCGGCGGAGGCAGTCCTCGCAGTGGTGGACGTACCCCAGATCGTCGATCAGGCCGTCCGCGCGGGTCGCGCGGGCGTCGAGTTCGAGGTAGACCCGGGCGTAGTGGCGCGTGGCGTGCGAGAGGATCGGCACCGCGGCCTTGTCGTAGCGGGCGGCGGTGCGGATCAGCGCCGAGAGCAGCACTCGAAGCCCCATCTCGGGGTGGTAGTCGGTGTTCTGCGGGAGCGTCGCGTACTTGCGGATCCCCGAACGCTGGTGGGCGCCGCAGAGCGGCGCGGTGTCGGTCGCGGTGACGCAGACCAGATTGCGGGCGTTGGCGAACGCCGCGTCCGCGAAGGGGATCGGCGTGCCGAAGGGGTCCAGGTCGACGACGTCGAACACCCGCTCGCAGTCGTAGAGGAGGGCGTTGACGTCGCGCTCGACCGCCTCGCCGTCGAGGTCGTTGCGCGCGAGGTTCTCGCGGGCGAGCGCGACGGCGTCGGCGTCGACGTCGGCGCAGGTGACGTCGTAGCCCTCGGCGGCGGCGCGGACCCCGCGGATCCCGCTGGCGGCCATCGCGTCGAGGTAGGAGTCGACGCGGGGCTCGCGCTCGCGGTAGGCGCGGAGCACCGCCACCGTGACGTCGCGGTTGAGTTCCTGGGTCG
This is a stretch of genomic DNA from Halobellus sp. MBLA0158. It encodes these proteins:
- a CDS encoding YihY/virulence factor BrkB family protein codes for the protein MSARTSLPAVSRSVVATVREREVTFLAAGISYYVLVSLVPILTLAVVAATVLGGADLAAQVQSIAQRYLLPTGSELVTDALADGTGRGTVSALSLAVTVWGALKLFRGVDVAFARIYGYPTSPLLRQLSDGLVTLVTLGVATVGVAVVAALIAVADLPLVDVLGPLVLLGFLAAAFVPLYAVIPDVRVPVRQAFPGALFAAVGWAILSAAFGLYAQATSGVAGALGGLLLLVTWFYLSGLLVLTGAAVNAVLSGRTGLPGVAAGSSAATATSTSGPAAEAALTSARDRDRQLQHPRDRRDDRTMSEGDATTPSEEADDDGTEVEPRGAPDIEKLEREIEELRADLDAFEEEVDSRTVDRPEVTSEMRRYVRGRLRRGKARGWGPYLVLLYGTAATIAAFYFLSDLLAVVAMLVIYLSTLGLYLLFVIFGVGLNALGVPGRLVDWVRDRRS
- a CDS encoding tRNA (guanine(26)-N(2))-dimethyltransferase; protein product: MDVREGGVEVAVPDARDGASEGAGDDVFYNPTQELNRDVTVAVLRAYREREPRVDSYLDAMAASGIRGVRAAAEGYDVTCADVDADAVALARENLARNDLDGEAVERDVNALLYDCERVFDVVDLDPFGTPIPFADAAFANARNLVCVTATDTAPLCGAHQRSGIRKYATLPQNTDYHPEMGLRVLLSALIRTAARYDKAAVPILSHATRHYARVYLELDARATRADGLIDDLGYVHHCEDCLRRTHEYGLVAHPPETCDACGGDRLLTAGPIYLGSVRDREFVRGVADAVGEEMGEAAHAERLLDALEAELDTPTHYDQHRLCKQWSRSAPAMDDFLADLCDAGFAATRAHYSGTSFKTDATVPEIREATADADAD